From the genome of Pyxidicoccus trucidator, one region includes:
- a CDS encoding 1,2-dihydroxy-3-keto-5-methylthiopentene dioxygenase produces the protein MSQLTLYPATRPDAPLDTFTDFDAIRRELAAIGVRFERVDASIPLPDGAGQDDVLAAYQHVVDAEKAKHGYNTVDVARIKPDAPNAAQARLKFLSEHTHSEDESRVMVEGSGCFYLRAGDKVYQVVCTRGDLISVPEGMRHWFDMGPRPEFAAIRFFIRPDGWVGSFTGDAIADRFPRYEP, from the coding sequence ATGAGCCAACTGACCCTCTACCCCGCCACCCGGCCGGACGCGCCGCTGGACACGTTCACCGACTTCGACGCCATCCGCCGCGAGCTGGCCGCCATCGGCGTGCGCTTCGAGCGCGTGGACGCCTCCATTCCCCTGCCGGACGGCGCCGGCCAGGACGACGTGCTCGCCGCCTACCAGCACGTGGTGGACGCGGAGAAGGCGAAGCACGGCTACAACACCGTGGACGTCGCGCGAATCAAGCCGGACGCCCCCAATGCCGCCCAGGCCCGCCTCAAGTTCCTCTCCGAGCACACCCACTCCGAGGACGAGTCTCGCGTCATGGTGGAGGGCAGCGGCTGCTTCTACCTGCGCGCCGGGGACAAGGTGTACCAGGTGGTCTGCACCCGCGGAGACCTCATCAGCGTGCCCGAGGGCATGCGCCACTGGTTCGACATGGGCCCCCGCCCCGAGTTCGCCGCCATCCGCTTCTTCATCCGTCCGGACGGCTGGGTGGGCAGCTTCACCGGAGACGCCATCGCCGACCGCTTCCCCCGTTACGAGCCATGA
- a CDS encoding S-methyl-5'-thioadenosine phosphorylase — protein MSNTPTPVIGILGGSGLYQIEGLKDVTWKKVASPFGEPSDELCFGTLEGHRVVFLPRHGRGHRVAPSDINYRANIDALKRSGVTDLLSLSAVGSLREDLPPGTFVVTDQFIDRTFAREKSFFGTGMVAHVSMAKPVCSRLGDALVAACEGLGVTMKRGGTYLVMEGPQFSTLAESRMYRSWGCDVIGMTNMPEAKLAREAEICYATVAMVTDFDCWHPDHDAVTVDQVVSVLLGNAGKARGLVKNVVPLLGAHAGPCEKGCQRALDHALITAPEVRDAALLEKLSAVAGRVLGK, from the coding sequence ATGTCAAACACCCCTACGCCCGTCATCGGCATCCTCGGCGGCAGCGGCCTGTACCAGATTGAAGGTCTGAAGGACGTCACCTGGAAGAAGGTGGCCTCGCCCTTCGGAGAGCCCTCGGACGAGCTGTGCTTCGGCACGCTGGAGGGGCACCGCGTCGTCTTCCTGCCCCGTCATGGCCGGGGCCACCGCGTGGCGCCGTCGGACATCAACTACCGGGCGAACATCGACGCGCTCAAGCGCAGCGGCGTGACAGATTTGTTGTCGCTGTCCGCCGTGGGCAGCCTGCGCGAGGACCTGCCTCCCGGCACCTTCGTGGTGACGGACCAGTTCATCGACCGGACCTTCGCCCGCGAGAAGAGCTTCTTCGGCACCGGCATGGTGGCCCACGTGTCCATGGCGAAGCCGGTGTGCTCGCGCCTGGGCGACGCGCTGGTGGCCGCCTGCGAGGGCCTGGGCGTCACGATGAAGCGCGGTGGCACGTACCTCGTCATGGAGGGGCCGCAGTTCTCCACGCTCGCGGAGAGCCGGATGTACCGGAGCTGGGGCTGCGACGTCATCGGCATGACGAACATGCCCGAGGCCAAGCTCGCCCGTGAGGCGGAGATTTGTTACGCGACGGTGGCCATGGTGACGGACTTCGACTGCTGGCACCCGGACCATGACGCCGTCACCGTGGACCAGGTTGTCTCCGTGCTGCTGGGCAACGCCGGCAAGGCGCGCGGGCTGGTGAAGAACGTGGTGCCGCTGCTCGGCGCTCATGCCGGCCCCTGCGAGAAGGGCTGCCAGCGCGCGCTGGACCACGCGCTGATTACGGCGCCCGAGGTGCGCGACGCCGCGCTGCTGGAGAAGCTGTCCGCCGTGGCCGGACGGGTGCTGGGCAAATGA
- a CDS encoding FHA domain-containing protein, with protein sequence MPSVKQLRPFALATLEAFLEASGPVVLVQQPPEPVFQQVAMRLGEARTVGMAHRSRLVDRLFVMLRGFDALEVHFLRPDVDGQQFTVGRVEGCSLVVPDPSVSKHHATLRWHAEAHDCSVRDAGSMNGTWVNAQALGPEQERMLNDGDALSFGDAQFLYLRTETLHAHLRMASPSRM encoded by the coding sequence ATGCCGTCCGTGAAGCAACTTCGCCCGTTCGCCCTGGCAACCCTGGAGGCCTTCCTGGAGGCCTCCGGTCCCGTGGTCCTCGTCCAGCAGCCACCCGAGCCCGTCTTCCAGCAGGTGGCGATGCGGCTGGGCGAGGCCCGCACCGTGGGCATGGCCCACCGCAGCCGGTTGGTGGACCGGCTGTTCGTCATGCTGCGCGGCTTCGATGCCCTGGAGGTGCACTTCCTCCGCCCCGACGTGGACGGGCAGCAGTTCACCGTCGGGCGCGTCGAGGGGTGCTCGCTGGTGGTGCCGGACCCGTCCGTGTCCAAGCACCACGCGACGCTGCGCTGGCACGCCGAGGCCCATGACTGCTCCGTGCGGGACGCGGGCTCCATGAATGGCACCTGGGTCAACGCCCAGGCGCTGGGCCCGGAGCAGGAGCGGATGCTCAACGACGGCGACGCCCTGTCCTTCGGCGACGCCCAGTTCCTCTACCTGCGCACGGAGACGCTGCACGCACACCTGCGCATGGCCAGCCCCAGCCGCATGTGA
- a CDS encoding metallophosphoesterase — MARLLLLLLFNVGAWALLRSLWPGLLRGWRQKAFIAAALLSLAIWGLPLVVVHQSGLPTGNAAVRIIAAAWSLTVVMVVLFGAPVALVRAWVERRAARTPAASTTLATSPSANSGVDLGRRKLLTNVGRAVPVLAAGTSSVGFASGASQFTVRPVEVRLPGLPAALDGFRIGQITDVHVGTFIDTQYLHDAVKAMNDAKVDLQVMTGDLIDDLDQLDGTMAALSECKARHGMLAVLGNHEHWRGLGAIRRAYADVEARGGPVRLLVDASHAFEHAGQRVRVVGVDYPMSGRSHRVKAERMLQSAEQSFKDASPDDVLLCLSHHPDFFPLAAERGARLTLAGHTHGGQVAFLGMPAFWFAFKYMLGRYRQGDHQLYVSGGTGHWLPFRLGVPTEVTVLTLRAT, encoded by the coding sequence ATGGCCAGGCTGCTGCTTCTCCTTCTGTTCAACGTGGGCGCGTGGGCCCTGCTGCGTTCACTCTGGCCCGGCCTGCTTCGCGGGTGGCGGCAGAAGGCGTTCATCGCCGCGGCGCTCCTGTCGCTCGCCATCTGGGGCCTCCCGCTGGTGGTCGTCCACCAGTCCGGGCTGCCTACGGGCAATGCGGCCGTCCGAATCATCGCCGCGGCCTGGTCCCTCACCGTCGTCATGGTGGTGCTCTTCGGCGCACCGGTGGCGCTCGTGCGTGCCTGGGTGGAGCGCCGTGCCGCCAGGACGCCGGCCGCCTCCACGACGCTGGCGACGAGCCCCTCCGCGAACAGTGGCGTGGACCTGGGCCGGCGGAAGCTGCTGACGAACGTGGGCCGCGCGGTGCCGGTGCTGGCGGCGGGGACGAGCTCGGTGGGGTTCGCCAGCGGCGCCTCCCAGTTCACCGTGCGCCCGGTGGAGGTGCGGCTGCCCGGCCTGCCCGCGGCGCTGGACGGCTTCCGCATCGGCCAGATTACCGACGTCCACGTGGGCACGTTCATCGACACCCAGTACCTGCACGACGCCGTGAAGGCGATGAACGACGCGAAGGTGGACCTCCAGGTGATGACGGGCGACCTCATCGACGACCTGGACCAGCTCGACGGCACCATGGCCGCGCTGTCCGAGTGCAAGGCGCGCCACGGCATGCTCGCCGTGCTCGGCAACCACGAGCACTGGCGCGGGCTGGGCGCCATCCGCCGCGCCTACGCCGACGTGGAGGCGCGCGGCGGCCCGGTGCGCCTGCTGGTGGACGCGTCCCACGCCTTCGAGCACGCCGGGCAGCGCGTGCGCGTGGTGGGCGTGGACTACCCCATGTCCGGCCGGAGCCACCGCGTGAAGGCCGAGCGCATGCTCCAGTCCGCGGAGCAGTCCTTCAAGGACGCCTCGCCGGACGACGTGCTGCTGTGCCTGTCGCACCACCCGGACTTCTTCCCGCTCGCGGCCGAGCGCGGCGCGCGGCTGACGCTCGCCGGGCACACGCACGGCGGTCAGGTGGCCTTCCTCGGCATGCCGGCCTTCTGGTTCGCCTTCAAGTACATGCTGGGCCGCTACCGCCAGGGCGACCACCAGCTCTACGTGTCCGGCGGCACCGGACACTGGCTGCCCTTCCGCCTGGGCGTGCCCACCGAGGTGACGGTGCTCACCCTGCGCGCGACGTAG
- a CDS encoding class II aldolase/adducin family protein yields MIATARKMNAAGLNQGTSGNLSVRVEGGFLLTPTGMDYDALVPDDLVLMRFDGSHEGRRRPSSEWQLHRDILAARPEAGAVLHAHSMFCTTLACLRRGIPAFHYMISAAGGSDVRCAPYATFGTEELARGALAALEGRKACLLANHGMLSLGADLAGAFKLAVEVETLAAMYWRALQVGEPVVLDGAEMARVIDKFKTYGQQPGPGPNSGGAW; encoded by the coding sequence ATGATTGCCACTGCCCGGAAGATGAACGCCGCGGGGCTCAACCAGGGCACGTCCGGCAACCTGAGCGTGCGCGTGGAGGGCGGCTTCCTGCTGACGCCCACCGGCATGGACTACGACGCGCTGGTGCCGGACGACCTCGTCCTCATGCGCTTCGACGGGAGCCACGAGGGGCGGCGGCGGCCGTCCTCGGAGTGGCAGCTCCACCGCGACATCCTGGCCGCGCGGCCGGAGGCGGGGGCGGTGCTGCACGCGCACTCCATGTTCTGCACCACGCTGGCGTGCCTGCGCCGCGGCATCCCCGCCTTCCACTACATGATTTCGGCGGCGGGAGGCTCGGACGTGCGCTGCGCGCCCTACGCCACCTTCGGCACGGAGGAGCTGGCGCGGGGCGCGCTGGCCGCGCTGGAGGGCCGCAAGGCGTGCCTGCTGGCCAACCACGGCATGCTCTCGCTGGGGGCGGACCTGGCCGGCGCCTTCAAGCTGGCGGTGGAGGTGGAGACGCTCGCCGCCATGTACTGGCGGGCGCTCCAGGTGGGCGAGCCCGTCGTCCTCGACGGCGCGGAGATGGCGCGCGTCATCGACAAGTTCAAGACGTACGGGCAGCAGCCCGGCCCCGGCCCCAACTCCGGTGGTGCCTGGTAG
- a CDS encoding LysR family transcriptional regulator, translating into MISPADMMLFAAVVREESFTRAARQLGITKQTISERISKLEERLGVRLLERTTRRLRVTGPGATYYERCAAIAAQIDEANSEVQQRQAEPVGLLRVSSPVLYGRRYLTPVISEYLARHPRARVELVLADRHVHLLEEGLDVAIHIGPLDDSSLVARKLGEGPVHFVASPRFLSKYGTPSARELRSARCIGFSAFELWKAEGVTSRIEPVLTVNDLELACEAAIAGVGIARVPAILCRDAVRDGRLKVLFGPRPAMLRAIHVVYPSRLNLPAKVRLFVDALATLSEPMLPLHSGSRRKRRSESTT; encoded by the coding sequence ATGATTTCCCCCGCCGACATGATGCTCTTCGCCGCCGTCGTTCGTGAGGAGAGCTTCACCCGGGCAGCGCGCCAGCTCGGCATCACCAAGCAGACCATCAGCGAGCGCATCAGCAAGCTGGAGGAGCGGCTCGGGGTGCGGCTCCTGGAGCGAACGACGCGGCGCCTGCGGGTCACCGGGCCCGGGGCGACGTACTACGAGCGCTGCGCCGCCATCGCCGCGCAGATCGACGAGGCGAACAGTGAAGTGCAGCAGCGGCAGGCGGAGCCAGTCGGCCTGCTGCGGGTCTCCTCGCCGGTGCTCTACGGGCGGCGCTACCTGACACCCGTGATTTCGGAGTACCTCGCCCGCCATCCCCGGGCGCGGGTGGAGCTGGTGCTGGCAGACCGCCATGTCCACCTCCTCGAAGAGGGGCTGGATGTCGCGATTCACATCGGCCCGCTCGATGACTCATCGCTCGTGGCGCGAAAGCTCGGCGAGGGTCCGGTCCATTTCGTGGCGAGCCCCCGCTTCCTGTCGAAGTACGGCACGCCGAGCGCCAGGGAGCTCCGCTCCGCGCGCTGCATTGGCTTCAGTGCGTTCGAGCTGTGGAAGGCGGAGGGGGTGACGTCTCGAATCGAGCCGGTCCTGACCGTGAATGACCTCGAGCTCGCATGCGAGGCGGCAATCGCCGGGGTCGGCATTGCACGCGTCCCGGCCATCCTCTGCCGGGACGCAGTCCGTGATGGCCGACTGAAGGTCCTCTTCGGGCCCCGGCCCGCGATGCTGCGGGCCATCCACGTCGTCTACCCGAGCCGGCTGAATCTTCCGGCAAAGGTCCGGCTCTTCGTGGATGCACTGGCAACGCTGTCCGAGCCGATGTTGCCGCTGCACAGCGGCTCGCGGCGAAAGCGGCGGAGCGAGTCCACGACGTAG
- the mtnC gene encoding acireductone synthase — protein sequence MSGVRAVVTDIEGTTSSIAFVKDVLFPFAKRNLDGFVADHRDSPPVRECLDGARALAGSPGLSDADTVALLRQWMDEDRKATPLKVLQGLIWEQGYARGELRGHVYPDAVDGLRAWHSRGFRLYIYSSGSIAAQKLVFGHTAWGDLTPLFSGYFDTTTGPKVESPSYARIARELALPPAQVLFLSDSVAELDAARSAGLHTACLDRGETVIPAGHGHPTFHGFATLDPSAFNP from the coding sequence ATGAGCGGCGTGCGCGCGGTCGTCACTGACATTGAAGGAACCACCAGCTCCATCGCCTTCGTGAAGGACGTGCTGTTCCCCTTCGCGAAGCGCAACCTGGACGGCTTCGTCGCCGACCACCGGGACTCGCCCCCGGTGCGTGAGTGCCTGGACGGCGCCCGCGCGCTCGCGGGCTCCCCGGGCCTGTCCGACGCGGACACCGTGGCGCTCCTGCGCCAGTGGATGGATGAGGACAGGAAGGCCACGCCCCTCAAGGTGCTGCAGGGGCTCATCTGGGAGCAGGGCTACGCGCGCGGCGAGCTGCGGGGGCACGTCTACCCCGACGCCGTGGACGGCCTGCGCGCCTGGCATTCGCGGGGCTTTCGTCTGTACATCTACTCCTCGGGCTCAATCGCCGCGCAGAAGCTCGTCTTCGGCCACACGGCCTGGGGGGATTTGACGCCCCTCTTCTCCGGCTACTTCGACACCACCACCGGCCCCAAGGTGGAAAGCCCCTCCTACGCGCGAATCGCCCGGGAGCTGGCTCTGCCACCCGCGCAGGTGCTCTTCCTGTCGGACAGCGTGGCGGAATTGGATGCCGCCCGCTCGGCCGGCCTGCACACGGCCTGTCTGGACAGGGGCGAGACTGTCATCCCCGCCGGGCATGGCCACCCCACGTTTCACGGTTTCGCCACGCTGGACCCGTCCGCCTTCAACCCCTGA
- a CDS encoding GNAT family N-acetyltransferase → MALPVFGRVETPRLVLRRLRAEDLDALVAYRGDPEVARYQSWSDYDAQRGRQLIEMMQGRQPGEVGWFQFAIALKDTDALVGDCALRVDEYDTRLGEIGFTLSRKYQGQGLGTEAVRALLGYAFGTLRMHRVIGVTDAKNTAAARVLEHVGMRREGHFIENVFFKGAWGDEFQYALLGREWARAAQR, encoded by the coding sequence ATGGCGCTACCGGTGTTCGGCAGGGTGGAGACCCCGAGGCTCGTGTTGAGGCGACTGCGCGCGGAGGACCTGGACGCGCTGGTGGCCTACCGCGGTGACCCCGAGGTGGCGCGGTATCAGAGCTGGAGCGACTACGACGCGCAGCGCGGACGCCAGCTCATCGAGATGATGCAGGGCCGCCAGCCCGGCGAGGTGGGCTGGTTCCAGTTCGCCATCGCGCTGAAGGACACGGACGCGCTGGTGGGGGACTGCGCGCTGCGGGTGGACGAGTACGACACGCGCCTGGGCGAGATTGGCTTCACGCTGTCCCGGAAGTACCAGGGACAGGGCCTGGGCACGGAGGCCGTGCGGGCGTTGCTGGGCTATGCGTTTGGCACGCTGCGCATGCACCGGGTCATCGGCGTGACGGACGCGAAGAACACCGCCGCCGCCAGGGTGCTGGAGCACGTGGGCATGCGGCGCGAGGGGCACTTCATCGAGAACGTCTTCTTCAAGGGCGCGTGGGGCGATGAGTTCCAGTACGCGCTGCTCGGCCGGGAGTGGGCGCGAGCCGCTCAGCGGTGA
- a CDS encoding alpha/beta hydrolase yields MSRPDEPLPTYATHESGWRRIQELLPPGLRLGGAEAPMPEEEWLDLGPFRVHLDCWRRPDAPATVVLVHGGGGNGRLLAPFGAMLAALGYEVLAPDLPGYGLTRVKDKRSLVYDDWRDTLASLLEVEAGRSRRPLVVFGASMGGMLAYDVTARTRIPAGLVATCFLAPREPEVRRRMVRWPWMAGLAGPMLTALPMLTDSLPVPMRLAGNMLAIANSAALARAIAADPRAGGTWMPGRFLRTFLESEPLVPPEAFDACPVLLTHPAEDRWTHVSVSRPFFERLRVPKRLVLLENAGHFPVEEPGVGQLRQALLDFLSERGLAAR; encoded by the coding sequence ATGTCCCGCCCCGATGAGCCCCTCCCGACGTATGCCACCCATGAGTCGGGCTGGCGCCGCATCCAGGAACTGCTGCCACCGGGCCTCAGGCTCGGCGGGGCGGAGGCGCCGATGCCGGAGGAGGAGTGGCTCGACCTGGGGCCCTTCCGCGTCCACCTGGACTGCTGGCGCCGGCCGGACGCGCCCGCCACCGTCGTGCTCGTCCATGGAGGCGGGGGCAATGGGCGGCTGCTCGCGCCCTTCGGAGCGATGCTCGCCGCGCTCGGGTACGAAGTCCTGGCCCCGGACCTGCCCGGCTACGGGTTGACGCGTGTGAAGGACAAGCGCTCGCTCGTCTATGACGACTGGCGGGACACCCTGGCCTCGCTGCTGGAGGTGGAGGCGGGCCGCTCACGGCGCCCGCTCGTGGTGTTCGGCGCGAGCATGGGAGGCATGCTCGCTTATGACGTGACGGCGCGGACGCGCATCCCCGCCGGGCTGGTGGCGACCTGCTTCCTGGCCCCGAGAGAGCCAGAGGTGCGCCGCCGCATGGTGCGCTGGCCCTGGATGGCGGGCCTCGCGGGGCCGATGCTGACGGCGCTGCCCATGCTCACGGACTCGCTGCCGGTGCCCATGCGGTTGGCGGGCAACATGCTCGCCATTGCCAACTCCGCGGCGCTCGCGCGCGCCATTGCCGCGGACCCGCGCGCGGGAGGGACGTGGATGCCGGGGCGCTTCCTGCGCACGTTCCTCGAGTCCGAGCCCCTCGTTCCGCCCGAGGCCTTCGACGCGTGCCCCGTCCTGCTGACCCACCCGGCCGAAGACCGGTGGACGCACGTCTCGGTGTCACGGCCCTTCTTCGAGCGCCTGCGGGTGCCGAAGCGGCTGGTGCTGCTGGAGAACGCCGGCCACTTCCCGGTGGAGGAGCCCGGGGTGGGACAGCTCCGTCAGGCGCTGTTGGACTTCCTGTCCGAGCGCGGCCTCGCCGCACGCTAG
- a CDS encoding methylthioribulose 1-phosphate dehydratase, protein MSAPAAAPTLTATATATALAEAAREIVEVGRFLSVRNFVPATSGNFSRRLDARHAAVTRSGVDKGELTEADVLALDVHAPPPPGASAETPLHLHLYRERPQVAAVLHTHSVVSALLSHLRQAEGELLLRDFELLKALGDNRTHETTVSIPIFPNDQDVPRLAARVSEALALRPECVGYLIAGHGLYAWGRSMAEARRHTVALEHLLTYELEMMKVRR, encoded by the coding sequence ATGAGCGCTCCGGCAGCCGCCCCCACCCTTACCGCCACCGCCACCGCCACCGCCCTGGCCGAGGCCGCCCGCGAAATCGTCGAGGTGGGCCGCTTCCTCAGCGTGCGCAACTTCGTCCCCGCCACCAGCGGCAACTTCTCGCGCCGGCTCGACGCACGCCATGCCGCCGTCACCCGCTCGGGCGTGGACAAGGGTGAGCTCACCGAGGCCGACGTCCTCGCTCTGGACGTCCACGCCCCGCCGCCGCCCGGCGCCTCGGCGGAGACGCCGCTGCACCTGCACCTGTACCGCGAGCGCCCCCAGGTCGCCGCCGTGCTGCACACGCACTCCGTCGTCTCCGCGCTCCTGTCCCACCTGCGCCAGGCGGAAGGGGAGTTGCTGCTGCGGGACTTCGAATTGCTCAAGGCCCTGGGCGACAACCGCACCCATGAGACGACGGTCTCCATTCCCATCTTCCCCAATGACCAGGACGTCCCCCGGCTCGCCGCGCGCGTGTCGGAGGCGCTGGCCCTGCGCCCCGAGTGCGTGGGCTACCTCATCGCCGGACACGGCCTGTACGCCTGGGGCCGCTCCATGGCCGAGGCCCGGCGCCACACGGTGGCCCTGGAACACCTGCTGACGTACGAGCTCGAAATGATGAAGGTGCGACGATGA
- a CDS encoding glutathione S-transferase family protein, whose amino-acid sequence MKLYFAPRTRATRARWLLEELGVPYELVKLDLARQENSTPAYLAVHPLGEVPALVDGDVTLLESLAICLHLADRFPEKHLAPLPGSAERGPYYQWMTFAEMSLEPVVMEFYRHAQLSEEKKADAHSEEALAKHRTRLGAVLDVINEGLSGREFLVGGAFTAADVVMASILHLANTLRLLDGQPRLVEYVKRHTQRPAVRKAVSG is encoded by the coding sequence ATGAAGCTCTACTTTGCCCCTCGAACCCGAGCGACCCGTGCCCGATGGCTGCTGGAGGAGCTCGGAGTGCCCTACGAGCTGGTCAAGCTCGACCTTGCTCGGCAGGAGAACAGCACCCCTGCCTACCTGGCGGTGCATCCGCTGGGCGAAGTCCCCGCCCTGGTGGATGGGGACGTCACGCTGCTCGAGTCCCTGGCCATCTGCCTCCATCTGGCCGACCGGTTCCCGGAAAAGCACCTGGCGCCGCTGCCAGGCTCCGCGGAGCGCGGCCCGTATTACCAATGGATGACCTTCGCCGAGATGAGCCTCGAACCCGTGGTGATGGAGTTCTACCGGCACGCGCAGTTGTCCGAGGAGAAGAAGGCCGACGCGCACTCGGAGGAAGCGCTCGCGAAGCACAGGACCCGCCTCGGGGCCGTGCTCGACGTCATCAACGAGGGCCTCAGCGGTCGAGAGTTCCTCGTTGGAGGGGCGTTCACCGCCGCCGATGTGGTGATGGCGTCCATCCTCCACCTGGCAAACACGCTCAGGCTGCTCGACGGGCAGCCCAGGCTGGTGGAGTACGTCAAGCGCCACACTCAACGTCCGGCTGTGCGGAAGGCCGTCTCGGGGTGA
- a CDS encoding bestrophin family protein, with product MIDYNPKDWFTFIFRFHKADTVRKLFPMIVAICVYSGLVAWLESEVWELADDSRVKNISVLHSLLGFVISLLLAFRSNSAYDRWWEGRKLWGSLVNNSRNLALKLSALLPEEDGESRRLFRAMIPNYAFALKNHLRGQFRPEDFVAAGDLGAQHLDAARHVPNQIASVLLRKVYALQRQGVLTGEQLLSVNPELQSFTDICGACERILNTPIPFSYSVFLKKFIFFYVMTLPFALAFSLGYFVIPAMAFVFYVLASMELIAEEIENPFGTDANDLPTERISENIRRHVEEIL from the coding sequence ATGATTGATTACAACCCGAAGGACTGGTTCACCTTCATCTTCCGGTTCCACAAGGCGGACACCGTCCGGAAGCTGTTTCCGATGATTGTCGCCATCTGCGTGTACTCGGGGCTGGTGGCCTGGCTGGAGTCCGAAGTCTGGGAGCTGGCAGACGACAGCCGCGTCAAGAACATCTCCGTGCTGCACAGCCTGCTGGGGTTCGTCATCTCCCTGCTCCTGGCCTTCCGCTCGAACAGCGCCTACGACCGCTGGTGGGAGGGGCGGAAGCTCTGGGGCTCCCTGGTGAACAACAGCCGGAACCTCGCGCTGAAGCTGAGCGCCCTCCTTCCCGAGGAGGACGGCGAGAGCCGCCGGCTGTTCCGGGCGATGATTCCCAACTACGCCTTCGCCCTGAAGAACCACCTCCGGGGACAGTTCCGACCGGAGGACTTCGTCGCGGCGGGGGACCTGGGGGCGCAGCACCTGGATGCGGCCAGGCACGTGCCCAACCAGATAGCCTCCGTCCTGCTGCGCAAGGTGTACGCGCTGCAGAGACAGGGCGTGCTCACGGGAGAGCAGTTGCTGTCCGTGAACCCGGAGCTCCAGTCGTTCACCGACATCTGCGGGGCCTGTGAGCGCATCCTCAACACGCCGATTCCGTTCTCGTACTCGGTGTTCCTGAAGAAGTTCATCTTCTTCTATGTGATGACGCTGCCCTTCGCCCTGGCCTTCAGCCTGGGCTACTTCGTCATCCCGGCGATGGCCTTCGTCTTCTACGTCCTCGCGTCGATGGAGCTCATCGCGGAGGAAATCGAGAACCCCTTCGGCACCGACGCCAACGACCTGCCCACCGAGCGCATCAGCGAGAACATCCGCCGGCACGTCGAGGAGATTCTCTGA
- the mtnA gene encoding S-methyl-5-thioribose-1-phosphate isomerase: protein MKVHGQPMRSIWLEPDGQAAGVIDQTRLPHAFVTVRLSTLDEAAHAIRAMLVRGAPLIGATAAYGVWLAMRADASDAALEKALTVLRGTRPTAVNLHWALDEMGRVLAPLPPSERGAAALRRAQELSDEDVDINRAIGGHGLKLFQAAWEKKGRQGRLNVLTHCNAGWLATVDWGTALSPVYLAHDAGIPVHVWVDETRPRNQGALLTAWELGQHGVPHTVIADNVGGHLMQHGEVDLCITGTDRTTAHGDVANKIGTYLKALAAKDNGVPFYVALPSPTIDWTLKDGVRDIPIEQRDGAELSDVTGRLRSGEVATVRITPEGSPAANYAFDVTPARLVTALVTERGVCPASQEGLLSLFPERRGRTA, encoded by the coding sequence ATGAAGGTCCACGGCCAGCCGATGCGCTCCATCTGGCTCGAGCCCGACGGCCAGGCCGCCGGTGTCATCGACCAGACCCGCCTGCCGCACGCCTTCGTCACGGTGCGCCTCTCCACCCTGGACGAGGCCGCCCACGCCATCCGCGCCATGCTCGTGCGAGGTGCCCCGCTCATCGGCGCCACCGCGGCCTACGGTGTCTGGCTGGCCATGCGCGCGGACGCGTCCGACGCGGCCCTGGAGAAGGCCCTCACCGTGCTGCGCGGCACGCGTCCCACCGCCGTCAACCTGCACTGGGCGCTGGATGAGATGGGCCGCGTCCTGGCCCCGCTGCCGCCCTCCGAGCGGGGGGCCGCCGCGCTCCGCCGTGCGCAGGAGCTCAGCGACGAGGACGTGGACATCAACCGCGCCATCGGCGGGCACGGGCTGAAGCTCTTCCAGGCGGCATGGGAGAAGAAGGGGCGCCAGGGCCGGCTCAACGTCCTCACCCACTGCAACGCGGGCTGGCTGGCCACGGTGGACTGGGGCACGGCGCTGTCGCCCGTCTACCTCGCGCACGACGCGGGCATCCCCGTCCACGTCTGGGTGGACGAGACGCGCCCGCGCAACCAGGGCGCCCTGCTCACGGCGTGGGAGCTGGGACAGCACGGCGTCCCGCACACCGTCATCGCCGACAACGTGGGGGGCCACCTCATGCAGCACGGCGAGGTGGACCTGTGCATCACCGGCACGGACCGCACCACCGCGCACGGCGACGTGGCGAACAAGATTGGCACCTACCTCAAGGCGCTGGCCGCGAAGGACAACGGCGTGCCCTTCTACGTGGCGCTGCCGTCGCCCACCATCGACTGGACGCTGAAGGACGGCGTGCGGGACATCCCCATTGAACAGCGCGACGGCGCCGAGCTGAGCGACGTCACCGGGCGCCTGCGCTCGGGTGAAGTGGCCACGGTGCGGATTACGCCCGAGGGCAGTCCCGCGGCCAACTACGCCTTCGACGTGACGCCAGCGCGGCTGGTGACGGCGCTCGTCACCGAGCGCGGTGTGTGCCCGGCCTCGCAGGAGGGCCTGCTGTCCCTCTTCCCCGAGCGGCGGGGTAGGACGGCGTGA